The Candidatus Hydrogenedentota bacterium DNA window GAACCCCTGTCTGTCTGTCAGCTCTTGCCCGACGCCGACGGCGCCGTTATTGTGACCACACCGCAGGATGTGGCTGTCAGCGACGTACGCAGATCCATCAACTTTTGTCATCAACTGAAGATGCCTGTCCTCGGCGTAGTGGAAAACATGAGCGGCTTCATCTGCCCCCATTGCAACGAACGGACCGATATATTCAAGACAGGCGGCGGCGAAACAATGGCAAAAGAAATGGGTGTCCCCTTCCTGGGCCATATCCCCATTGATCCTGAAGTAGCAAAAACCGGTGATGAGGGCATGCCCTATACGCACCATTTCCCGAACACGGAAGCCGGAAAAGC harbors:
- a CDS encoding Mrp/NBP35 family ATP-binding protein; translation: EPLSVCQLLPDADGAVIVTTPQDVAVSDVRRSINFCHQLKMPVLGVVENMSGFICPHCNERTDIFKTGGGETMAKEMGVPFLGHIPIDPEVAKTGDEGMPYTHHFPNTEAGKAFNIIIQPLLELDS